Proteins from a single region of Scatophagus argus isolate fScaArg1 chromosome 23, fScaArg1.pri, whole genome shotgun sequence:
- the polr2a gene encoding DNA-directed RNA polymerase II subunit RPB1 — MHGPPSGDSACPLRTIRRVQFGIISPDELKRMSVTEGGIKYPETTEGGRPKLGGLMDPRQGVIERTGRCQTCAGNMTECPGHFGHIELAKPVFHVGFITKIMKVLRCVCFFCSKLLVDSNNPKIKDILAKSKGQPRKRLTHVYELCKGKNICEGGEEMDNKFGVEQQETEEDITKEKGHGGCGRYQPRIRRSGLELYAEWKHVNEDSQEKKILLSPERVHEIFKRIADEEDIILGMDPKFARPEWMIVTVLPVPPLAVRPAVVMQGSARNQDDLTHKLADIVKINNQLRRNEQSGAAAHVIAEDVKLLQFHVATMVDNELPGLPRAMQKSGRPLKSIKQRLKGKEGRVRGNLMGKRVDFSARTVITPDPNLQIDQVGVPRSIAANMTFPEIVTPFNIDRLQELVRRGNSQYPGAKYIIRDNGDRIDLRFHPKPSDLHLQIGYKVERHMCDGDIVIFNRQPTLHKMSMMGHRVRILPWSTFRLNLSVTTPYNADFDGDEMNLHLPQSLETRAEIQELAMVPRMIVTPQSNRPVMGIVQDTLTAVRKFTKRDVFLERGEVMNLLMFLSTWDGKVPQPAILKPRPLWTGKQIFSLIIPGHINVIRTHSTHPDDEDSGPYKHISPGDTKVIVENGELIMGILCKKSLGTSAGSLVHISYLEMGHDITRLFYSNIQTVVNNWLLIEGHSIGIGDSIADAKTYLDIQNTIKKAKQDVIEVIEKAHNNELEPTPGNTLRQTFENQVNRILNDARDKTGSSAQKSLSEYNNFKSMVVAGSKGSKINISQVIAVVGQQNVEGKRIPFGFKHRTLPHFIKDDYGPESRGFVENSYLAGLTPTEFFFHAMGGREGLIDTAVKTAETGYIQRRLIKSMESVMVKYDGTVRNSINQVVQLRYGEDGLAGENVEFQNLATLKPSNKAFEKKFKFDCTNERALRRTLQEDVVKEVLTNAHVQSSLEREFEKMKEDREILRAIFPTGDSKVVLPCNLARMIWNAQKIFRINTRTPTDLNPLRVVEGVLELSKKLVIVNGDDPLSKQAQQNATLLFNIHLRSTLCSKRMTEEFRLSTEAFDWLLGEIETKFNQSIAHPGEMVGALAAQSLGEPATQMTLNTFHYAGVSAKNVTLGVPRLKELINISKRPKTPSLTVFLLGQAARDAERAKDILCRLEHTTLRKVTANTAIYYDPNPQNTVVAEDQEWVNVYYEMPDFDVTRISPWLLRIELDRKHMTDRKLTMEQIAEKINAGFGDDLNCIFNDDNAEKLVLRIRIMNSDENKFQEDEEVVDKMDDDVFLRCIESNMLTDMTLQGIEQISKVYMHLPQTDNKKKIIITEDGEFKALQEWILETDGVSLMRVLSEKDVDPVRTTSNDIVEIFTVLGIEAVRKALERELYHVISFDGSYVNYRHLALLCDTMTCRGHLMAITRHGINRQDTGPLMKCSFEETVDVLMEASSHGESDPMKGVSENIMLGQLAPAGTGCFDLLLDAEKCKYGMEIPTNIPGISVAGPTGMFFGTVPSPMSGMSPAMTPWNTGATPAYGAWSPSVGSGMTPGAAGFSPSAASDASGFSPGYSPAWSPTPGSPGSPGPASPYIPSPGGAMSPNYSPTSPAYEPRSPGGYTPQSPGYSPTSPSYSPTSPSYSPTSPNYSPTSPSYSPTSPSYSPTSPSYSPTSPSYSPTSPSYSPTSPSYSPTSPSYSPTSPSYSPTSPSYSPTSPSYSPTSPSYSPTSPSYSPTSPSYSPTSPSYSPTSPSYSPTSPSYSPTSPNYTPTSPSYSPTSPSYSPTSPSYSPTSPNYTPTSPNYSPTSPSYSPTSPSYSPSSPRYTPQSPTYTPSSPSYSPSSPSYSPTSPKYTPTSPSYSPSSPEYTPTSPKYSPTSPKYSPTSPKYSPTSPTYSPTTPKYSPTSPTYSPTSPTYTPTSPKYSPTSPTYSPTSPKYSPTSPTYSPTSPKGSTYSPTSPGYSPTSPTYSPAISPDDSDEENN, encoded by the exons ATGCACGGACCGCCCTCCGGCGACAGCGCATGCCCATTGCGCACGATCAGGAGAGTGCAGTTCGGCATCATCAGCCCCGATGAACTT AAACGGATGTCAGTTACAGAAGGGGGAATTAAATACCCCGAAACAACTGAAGGAGGACGTCCGAAACTTGGTGGCCTTATGGACCCAAGACAAGGGGTCATAGAACGAACGGGACGATGTCAGACATGTGCAG GCAACATGACAGAATGTCCTGGTCACTTTGGGCACATAGAACTGGCAAAGCCAGTTTTCCATGTCGGCTTCATAACAAAGATAATGAAGGTCCTTCGATGTGTCTGCTTCTTTTGCTCTAAGCTACTAGTGGATTCA AACAATCCAAAGATCAAAGACATCCTGGCAAAATCTAAAGGGCAACCCAGGAAGCGTTTGACACACGTGTATGAGCTgtgcaaaggaaaaaatatttgtgaaggaggggaggagatggaCAACAAATTTGGAGTGGAACAGCAGGAGACTGAGGAGGACATCACCAAAGAGAAG GGCCATGGTGGCTGTGGACGCTACCAGCCACGTATCAGACGCTCTGGCCTGGAACTGTATGCCGAGTGGAAGCACGTTAATGAGGATTCTCAGGAGAAGAAAATCCTACTGAGTCCAGAGCGTGTGCATGAGATCTTCAAGCGCATTGCAGATGAAGAGGACATCATCTTGGGCATGGACCCCAAGTTCGCCCGACCAGAATGGATGATTGTAACTGTGTTGCCTGTGCCTCCACTGGCTGTCAGGCCTGCTGTCGTCATGCAGGGCTCTGCTCGCAACCAG GATGACTTGACCCACAAGCTGGCTGACATTGTCAAAATCAACAACCAGCTGAGACGAAATGAGCAGAGCGGTGCGGCTGCTCACGTCATAGCTGAGGATGTCAAACTTCTTCAGTTTCATGTAGCCACCATGGTGGACAACGAATTGCCGGGCTTGCCCAGG GCAATGCAAAAGTCTGGCCGTCCTCTCAAATCTATTAAACAGCGTCTAAAGGGGAAAGAGGGGCGAGTCCGAGGTAACCTTATGGGCAAGCGTGTGGACTTCTCTGCTCGAACTGTCATCACCCCAGACCCCAACCTGCAAATCGACCAAGTGGGCGTACCACGATCCATCGCAGCCAATATGACCTTTCCAGAAATTGTCACACCCTTTAATATTGACAG ACTACAAGAACTGGTGCGAAGAGGCAACAGCCAGTACCCAGGAGCCAAATACATCATTCGTGACAATGGAGACAGAATTGACCTGCGATTCCACCCCAAACCAAGTGACCTTCATCTGCAGATTGGCTACAAG GTGGAAAGACACATGTGTGATGGTGACATCGTCATCTTCAACCGACAGCCTACACTACATAAAATGTCCATGATGGGACACAGGGTCAGGATTCTGCCATGGTCGACATTTCGACTCAACCTCAG TGTCACCACCCCATACAATGCTGACTTTGACGGGGATGAGATGAACCTCCACCTGCCTCAGTCCCTCGAGACGAGGGCCGAGATCCAGGAGCTGGCCATGGTGCCGCGTATGATCGTCACACCCCAGTCCAACAGGCCCGTCATGGGTATCGTGCAGGACACCCTCACAGCTGTCCGTAAATTCACCAAGAGAGATGTCTTCTTAGAGAGA GGTGAAGTGATGAACCTCCTCATGTTCCTCTCCACCTGGGATGGTAAAGTGCCTCAGCCGGCCATCCTCAAGCCCCGTCCTCTGTGGACCGGCAAGCAGATCTTCAGCCTAATCATTCCTGGACACATTAACGTGATCCGCACACACAGCACTCATCCTGATGATGAAGACAGCGGCCCCTACAAACACATCTCACCCGGCGACACCAAG GTCATAGTGGAGAACGGTGAGTTGATCATGGGAATCCTGTGTAAGAAATCCCTGGGAACCTCCGCCGGCTCCCTTGTCCACATCTCTTACCTGGAGATGGGTCACGACATCACCAGACTCTTCTACTCCAACATTCAGACTGTGGTCAACAACTGGCTGCTCATCGAAG GTCATTCCATTGGTATTGGTGACTCCATTGCTGACGCCAAGACCTACCTTGACATCCAAAATACCATCAAGAAAGCCAAACAGGATGTGATTGAA GTCATCGAGAAAGCCCACAACAATGAGCTGGAGCCAACCCCTGGTAACACACTGAGGCAGACTTTTGAGAATCAAGTGAATCGTATCCTGAACGACGCTCGTGACAAAACAGGATCCTCAGCGCAGAAGTCTCTGTCTGAGTACAATAACTTCAAGTCCATGGTGGTGGCTGGTTCTAAAGGATCAAAGATTAACATCTCGCAG GTTATTGCAGTGGTGGGGCAGCAGAACGTGGAGGGTAAACGAATTCCCTTCGGCTTCAAACACCGCACATTGCCTCACTTCATTAAGGATGACTATGGTCCTGAGAGTCGAGGATTTGTGGAGAACTCCTACCTGGCAGGCCTGACACCAACAGAGTTTTTCTTCCACGCTATGGGAGGCAGAGAGGGTCTGATCGACACAGCTGTGAAGACTGCTGAGACTG GTTACATCCAGCGTCGTCTCATCAAGTCCATGGAGTCTGTGATGGTGAAGTACGATGGCACAGTGCGTAACTCCATCAACCAGGTGGTTCAGCTGCGGTACGGTGAGGATGGCCTGGCAGGAGAGAACGTTGAGTTCCAAAACCTGGCAACACTCAAACCCTCAAACAAGGCCTTTGAAAAGAA GTTTAAGTTTGATTGCACCAATGAGCGAGCGCTGAGACGGACACTGCAGGAAGACGTAGTAAAAGAAGTGCTGACCAACGCCCATGTGCAGAGTTCCTTGGAGAGGGAGTTTGAAAAGATGAAGGAAGACCGGGAGATCCTGCGAGCCATTTTCCCCACCGGTGACAGTAAG GTGGTGCTGCCATGCAACCTGGCCAGAATGATCTGGAATGCCCAGAAGATCTTCCGCATCAACACTCGAACCCCAACAGACCTGAATCCCCTGAGGGTTGTTGAAG GCGTTCTGGAGCTGAGTAAGAAGCTTGTGATTGTGAATGGCGATGACCCGCTGAGCAAACAGGCCCAGCAAAACGCCACCCTGCTCTTCAACATCCACCTACGCTCTACACTCTGCTCCAAACGCATGACGGAGGAGTTCCGCCTTTCCACTGAGGCCTTCGACTGGCTGCTGGGAGAGATTGAGACTAAATTCAACCAATCCATT GCCCACCCTGGTGAAATGGTTGGCGCTCTGGCTGCTCAGTCGCTGGGAGAGCCAGCCACCCAGATGACCCTCAACACTTTCCACTACGCTGGTGTGTCTGCCAAGAACGTAACACTCGGTGTGCCTCGTCTAAAGGAGTTGATCAACATCTCCAAGAGGCCCAAGACCCCCTCGCTGACCGTTTTCCTGCTGGGTCAGGCAGCACGCGACGCTGAGAGGGCGAAGGACATCCTCTGTCGACTGGAGCATACCACACTGCGAAAG gtGACGGCTAACACAGCCATTTACTACGACCCAAACCCTCAGAACACTGTGGTGGCTGAGGACCAGGAGTGGGTGAACGTCTACTACGAGATGCCCGACTTTGATGTGACGCGCATTTCGCCGTGGCTGCTGCGCATCGAGCTCGACCGCAAGCACATGACTGATCGCAAGCTGACCATGGAGCAGATTGCAGAGAAGATCAATGCAG GCTTTGGAGATGACCTGAACTGTATTTTCAATGATGACAACGCCGAGAAGCTTGTCCTGCGAATCAGAATCATGAATAGTGATGAGAACAAGTTCCAGGAG gatgaggaggtggtggaCAAAATGGATGACGATGTGTTCTTGAGGTGCATCGAGTCCAACATGCTGACGGACATGACCCTTCAAGGCATTGAGCAGATCAGCAAG GTGTACATGCACTTACCCCAGACTGACAACAAGAAGAAGATCATCATCACAGAGGATGGTGAGTTCAAGGCCCTGCAGGAGTGGATCCTTGAGACAGACGGAGTGAGCCTCATGAGGGTCCTCAGCGAGAAGGACGTAGATCCGGTCAGGACCACTTCCAACGACATCGTGGAGATCTTCACG GTGTTGGGAATTGAGGCAGTGCGAAAGGCTCTGGAGAGAGAGTTGTACCACGTCATCTCCTTTGATGGCTCCTACGTCAACTACCGTCACTTGGCTCTGCTCTGTGACACCATGACATGCCGCGGTCACCTGATGGCCATCACACGTCATGGCATCAACCGTCAAGATACAGGACCACTCATGAAGTGTTCCTTTGAGGAGACG GTGGACGTGTTAATGGAGGCCTCATCCCATGGTGAGTCTGACCCCATGAAGGGCGTCTCGGAGAACATCATGCTAGGCCAGCTCGCTCCAGCTGGCACAGGATGCTTTGACCTGCTTTTGGATGCTGAAAAGTGTAAATATGGCATGGAGATCCCTACCAACATACCTGGCATCAGCGTGGCTGGAC CTACTGGCATGTTCTTTGGCACAGTGCCGAGTCCAATGAGTGGTATGTCACCTGCCATGACTCCGTGGAACACAGGAGCAACACCAGCCTATGGTGCCTGGTCCCCCAGTGTTG GAAGCGGCATGACCCCTGGAGCAGCAGGTTTCTCTCCCAGTGCAGCATCAGATGCAAGTGGCTTCTCTCCAGGCTACTCACCGGCCTGGTCTCCCACTCCTGGATCTCCAGGATCTCCAGGGCCTGCCAGCCCGTACATCCCATCTCCAG GCGGAGCCATGTCACCCAACTACTCACCCACCTCCCCGGCCTACGAGCCTCGCTCCCCTGGAGGCTACACCCCGCAGAGCCCAGGCTACTCCCCAACATCACCCTCCTACTCTCCCACTTCTCCCTCTTACTCCCCCACCAGCCCCAATTACAGCCCGACATCTCCTTCCTACTCCCCCACCTCGCCCAGTTACTCCCCAACCTCCCCTTCTTATTCACCCACATCTCCATCTTATTCCCCAACGTCTCCCTCCTACTCCCCTACCTCCCCGTCCTACTCCCCCACATCCCCCTCTTACTCTCCCACCTCACCAAGCTACAGCCCGACGTCGCCGAGCTACAGCCCAACGTCACCCAGCTATTCACCTACCTCACCTTCTTACTCACCCACCTCTCCCTCTTATTCTCCCACATCTCCATCttactcccccacctccccatcCTACTCTCCCACATCCCCCTCTTACTCTCCCACGTCACCAAGCTACAGCCCCACATCGCCAAACTACACTCCCACCTCGCCCAGTTACTCCCCCACTTCTCCCTCCTACTCCCCTACATCCCCCTCTTACTCTCCAACCTCCCCCAACTACACCCCGACCAGCCCCAACTACTCCCCCACTTCTCCCTCGTACTCTCCCACCTCTCCGTCCTACTCGCCCTCCAGTCCACGTTATACCCCGCAGTCGCCCACCTACACACCCAGCTCCCCCTCATACAGCCCCAGTTCCCCCTCCTATTCCCCCACTTCCCCCAAATATACCCCGACTTCACCCTCGTACAGCCCCAGCTCCCCGGAGTATACTCCCACCTCTCCCAAATACTCCCCAACCTCGCCAAAGTACTCCCCAACCTCGCCGAAGTACTCCCCGACTTCTCCCACCTACTCCCCAACAACTCCAAAATACAGCCCCACCTCTCCCAcctactcccccacctcccctaCTTACACCCCCACCAGCCCCAAATACTCCCCGACCTCCCCTACTTACTCCCCAACCTCACCCAAGTACTCGCCCACCTCTCCTACATACTCGCCAACTAGTCCTAAAGGTTCCACATACAGCCCCACCTCACCTGGATACAGCCCCACCTCACCAACCTACAGCCCAGCCATCAGCCCTGACGACAGCGACGAGGAGAACAACTGA
- the capgb gene encoding capping protein (actin filament), gelsolin-like b codes for MLPFQAAPGQFGPEVREPGLRVWRVEKMKAVLLDPSEVGAFYNGDSYLVLDNRGQLGADLHMWIGEKSSKDERVACAMLATQLDNFLGGDPVQHRQVQGYESPEFMALFPRGVSYKEGGVESGFRRSQGSGTVHRLYQIKGKRNIRAKEVELSWSSFNKGDCFILDLGETIVSWIGSQANIFEKQKVREIASLIRDTDRHGKARIVDSSEGEEPEEMLNILGPMPELPESTPEEDSKADASNSASLYKVSDATGSMSITKVSDKSPFGKELLVRDDCFILDNGANGKIFVWKGNGANAEEKQVALQMADNFIDQMKYPRMKTQVEILPQGKETIIFKQFFKNWN; via the exons ATGCTCCCCTTCCAGGCAGCACCAGGTCAGTTTGGCCCAGAGGTCCGGGAGCCGGGCCTCCGGGTGTGGAGGGTGGAGAAGATGAAGGCAGTGCTGCTGGATCCCTCAGAGGTGGGAGCCTTTTATAATGGGGACTCCTACCTGGTGCTGGACAACCGTGGTCAACTGGGAGCTGATCTCCACATGTGGATAG GTGAGAAGTCGTCTAAGGACGAGCGGGTGGCGTGTGCCATGCTGGCCACCCAGTTGGACAACTTTCTGGGCGGTGACCCCGTTCAGCACAGGCAGGTTCAGGGCTACGAGTCCCCGGAGTTCATGGCTCTCTTCCCCAGAGGAGTCAGCTACAAG GAGGGTGGCGTGGAGTCGGGCTTCAGGAGGTCTCAGGGTTCTGGGACGGTGCACAGGTTGTACCAGATCAAAGGGAAACGTAACATCCGTGCCAAGGAGGTGGAGCTGTCCTGGAGCAGCTTCAACAAAGGAGACTGCTTCATCCTCGACCTCGGAGAG ACCATTGTGTCGTGGATCGGCTCGCAGGCCAACATCTTTGAGAAGCAGAAAGTGCGCGAGATCGCCTCGCTGATTCGTGACACGGACAGACATGGCAAAGCCCGAATTGTGGACAGCAGCGAGGGCGAGGAGCCAGAGGAGATGCTcaat ATCTTGGGACCGATGCCAGAGCTGCCGGAGAGCACGCCAGAAGAGGACAGCAAAGCAGACGCTTCCAACTCTGCCTCCCTCTACAAG GTGTCTGATGCGACGGGATCCATGTCGATAACCAAAGTGTCGGACAAGAGCCCGTTTGGCAAGGAGCTGCTGGTTCGGGACGACTGCTTCATTCTGGACAACGGCGCCAATGGAAAGATCTTTGTCTGGAAAG GCAACGGAGCGAATGCTGAGGAGAAGCAAGTGGCCCTTCAGATGGCAGATAACTTCATCGACCAGATGAAGTACCCCAGGATGAAAACGCAG GTGGAGATACTGCCACAGGGGAAGGAGACCATCATCTTCAAGCAGTTCTTCAAGAACTGGAACTAA
- the si:dkey-219e21.2 gene encoding nuclear factor 7, brain, which produces MEMKSILKTHKRVSILLKSEDSSTTQSSSIGAVRWPGPVEDLQTSSSVPSRANTNSLNKHSQQNLHHSSLKDLRSLQECVQFINHWKKQVDQVCKGGVDPEEGTSNKEAQSSSTRTERSLEESRKLILEWADELHHIDRLLKETPWASESLKHETSGEAELKIMEWAKELQKVTESCGVQSEELGKVLRLLGLKKKRLFNLMPLLEFITWSLLKEDSTIPQLWLLAKQKTWKAGLPRYIPNSVWSWILSAKADVILDPVTNYPWLKLSDDQRMVQESHSVSDLPCSSQRFDTWPCVLGWEGYSKGRHYWEVDIAKNGCWRVGVTTSDSQRSGRFPMTPKQGYWVLWRSTNRFYACTKPETPLPVGLVPRCIGIYLDYEEGQISFYDAQTKSHIYTFTGSFKGKLYPLFAPLDGRTLMRITPPHKEVPAN; this is translated from the exons ATGGAGATGAAGAGTATCCTGAAAACTCATAAAA GGGTGAGCATACTGCTGAAGTCGGAGGACAGCAGCACCACCCAAAGCAGCTCCATCGGGGCCGTACGATGGCCAGGGCCTGTGGAGGACCTCCAGACATCCAGCTCGGTCCCCAGCAGAGCCAACACCAACAGCCTCAACAAACACTCACAG CAAAATCTTCATCACAGCAGCCTCAAAGATCTGCGCAGCCTGCAAGAGTGTGTGCAGTTCATCAATCACTGGAAGAAGCAGGTGGACCAAGTCTGCAAG GGCGGTGTTGATCCAGAGGAAGGCACTAGCAACAAAGAAGCACAGAGTTCAAGCACACGTACTGAGCGCAGTCTTGAGGAGAGCAGGAAACTGATCCTGGAGTGGGCTGACGAACTCCACCACATCGATCGG CTCCTGAAGGAGACTCCTTGGGCATCTGAGAGCCTTAAACATGAAACCAGTGGGGAGGCAGAACTGAAGATCATGGAGTGGGCAAAGGAGCTTCAGAAGGTGACTGAG AGTTGCGGCGTGCAGAGCGAAGAGCTGGGAAAAGTGCTGCGTCTGCTGGGCCTGAAGAAGAAACGGCTGTTCAACCTGATGCCTCTGCTGGAGTTCATCACGTGGTCTCTGCTCAAAGAAGACAGCACG attccACAGTTATGGCTGCtggcaaagcaaaaaacttggAAAGCAGGACTTCCCAGATACATCCCCAACTCAG ttTGGAGTTGGATTCTCAGTGCAAAAG CCGATGTGATCCTCGACCCGGTGACCAACTACCCCTGGCTGAAGCTATCTGACGACCAGCGTATGGTCCAGGAGAGCCACTCAGTGTCCGACCTGCCTTGCAGCTCTCAGCGATTCGACACCTGGCCCTGTGTGCTCGGCTGGGAGGGCTACAGCAAGGGCCGCCACTACTGGGAGGTGGACATAGCCAAAAACGGCTGCTGGCGCGTGGGAGTGACCACCAGCGACTCTCAGCGTAGTGGCCGGTTCCCCATGACCCCAAAGCAGGGCTACTGGGTCCTGTGGCGCAGCACAAACCGATTCTACGCCTGCACCAAGCCGGAGACACCCCTGCCCGTTGGCCTCGTGCCTCGATGTATCGGGATCTACTTAGACTATGAAGAGGGCCAGATCTCCTTCTACGATGCACAAACAAAGTCCCACATCTACACCTTCACGGGAAGCTTCAAGGGGAAGCTGTACCCTCTGTTTGCCCCGCTGGATGGTCGCACACTCATGAGAATCACCCCACCGCACAAAGAAGTCCCAGCAAACTGA